From the genome of Salvelinus namaycush isolate Seneca chromosome 10, SaNama_1.0, whole genome shotgun sequence, one region includes:
- the rpl36 gene encoding 60S ribosomal protein L36, producing MAIRYPMAVGLSKGHPVTKNVTAPKHARRRGRLTKHSKFVRDMIREVCGFAPYERRAMELLKVSKDKRALKFIKKRIGTHIRAKRKREELSNVLAAMRKAAAKKD from the exons ATGGCTATCAGGTATCCTATGGCCGTGGGGCTTAGCAAAGGCCACCCCGTAACCAAGAATGTGACCGCACCCAAACACGCCCGTAGACGAGGG cGTCTGACCAAGCACAGCAAGTTTGTGCGTGACATGATCCGTGAGGTGTGCGGCTTCGCCCCTTACGAGAGGCGCGCCATGGAGTTGCTGAAGGTGTCCAAGGATAAGCGCGCCCTCAAGTTCATCAAGAAGAGG ATTGGAACTCACATCCGCgccaagagaaagagggaggagctCAGCAACGTCCTGGCTGCCATGAGGAAGGCTGCTGCCAAGAAGGATTAA